One window from the genome of Diospyros lotus cultivar Yz01 chromosome 11, ASM1463336v1, whole genome shotgun sequence encodes:
- the LOC127813718 gene encoding geraniol 8-hydroxylase-like, translated as MELYILLICISISWFFFFFFNPLHRRSSAKKLPPGPAGLPLIGSLHSLGPRPNQSLAELSKIYGPIMTLKLGSVTTVVASSADAAKAILQTHDHSFSGRPVPASVATQPNPDATIAWVPPDNSWRTRRRICATRMLNAQKLDQLQHLRQRKAQELVSHIKRHAVSEAPVDIGRAAFATTLNLMSNTIFSIDMVGPDFDSAQEFKDLVWTIMENAGKPNLSDYFPVLRRLDLQGLKRRIRPAYRRLHEIFDEIIEKRLRERDFDPVNGKKGDFLDALLDQCEEDGSNFNSITIKPVILDLFIAGTDTSAITTEWAMAELLRNPNILERARNEIIRTIGADRQMQESDIDRLPYLRAVVKETMRLHPPSPLLLPHKARSDVELLGFIVSKNTRVVVNAWAIGRDPKHWEDPSSFSPQRFLNSSLDYKGRDFEYIPFGAGRRICPGMPLAIRMVHLMLASILQSFNWKLPPGTMPEKMDMEERFGVTLKKAVPLLAIPVMETKL; from the exons atggaactGTACATTTTGCTCATCTGCATCTCAATTtcctggttcttcttcttcttcttcaacccatTGCACCGCCGCTCCTCCGCCAAGAAGCTGCCGCCGGGTCCAGCTGGACTTCCCCTGATAGGCTCCCTCCACAGCCTGGGCCCCCGCCCAAACCAATCCCTCGCCGAACTCTCCAAAATCTACGGGCCCATCATGACCCTCAAACTCGGCTCCGTCACCACCGTCGTCGCGTCCTCCGCCGACGCCGCCAAAGCCATCCTCCAAACGCACGACCACAGCTTCTCCGGCCGCCCAGTCCCGGCCTCCGTTGCCACCCAGCCCAACCCCGACGCCACCATAGCCTGGGTCCCCCCCGACAACTCCTGGCGCACCCGCCGCCGCATCTGCGCCACCCGGATGTTGAACGCCCAGAAGCTCGACCAGCTCCAGCACCTCCGCCAACGGAAGGCCCAGGAACTCGTCTCCCACATAAAGCGCCACGCCGTTTCGGAGGCTCCAGTGGACATCGGGCGGGCGGCTTTTGCAACGACTCTGAACTTGATGTCCAACACCATTTTCTCGATCGACATGGTCGGCCCGGACTTCGATTCGGCACAGGAGTTCAAGGACCTTGTCTGGACCATCATGGAGAACGCCGGGAAGCCTAACTTGTCTGATTATTTTCCGGTGCTCCGGCGGCTTGACTTGCAGGGACTGAAACGGCGTATAAGACCTGCGTATAGGAGGCTTCATGAAATATTTGACGAAATTATTGAGAAgcgcttgagagagagagattttgatCCGGTGAACGGTAAAAAAGGAGACTTCTTGGACGCTCTTCTGGATCAATGTGAAGAAGATGGCTCGAATTTTAACTCCATCACAATCAAGCCCGTGATACTG GACTTGTTTATTGCTGGAACCGATACATCTGCGATAACAACGGAATGGGCAATGGCGGAGCTTCTTCGAAACCCAAATATTCTGGAAAGAGCAAGAAACGAGATCATCAGAACCATCGGAGCCGACCGGCAAATGCAAGAATCTGACATAGACCGTCTTCCATATCTCCGGGCTGTCGTGAAAGAGACGATGAGGCTCCACCCACCCAGCCCCCTTCTCTTGCCCCACAAAGCAAGAAGCGATGTTGAATTGCTGGGCTTCATCGTGTCGAAGAACACTCGGGTAGTGGTGAACGCGTGGGCCATTGGAAGAGATCCCAAGCACTGGGAGGACCCTTCCTCGTTTTCGCCGCAAAGGTTCTTAAACTCTAGTTTGGACTATAAAGGCCGGGACTTTGAGTATATTCCTTTTGGAGCTGGCCGGAGGATATGCCCTGGCATGCCGCTGGCCATTCGGATGGTCCATTTGATGTTGGCTTCGATTCTTCAGTCCTTCAACTGGAAGCTACCTCCGGGAACTATGCCGGAGAAGATGGATATGGAGGAGCGGTTTGGAGTTACATTGAAGAAAGCTGTTCCCCTCCTTGCCATTCCTGTGATGGAAACAAAACTTTGA
- the LOC127812801 gene encoding geraniol 8-hydroxylase-like — protein sequence MDLYVLLLSIFLFGFFFRLLLRRSPAKTLPPGPAGLPIIGSLHLLGERPNQSLAKLAKVHGPLFTLRLGSITTVVASSAEVAKEILQKHDQTFSNRPMPDTVSSQPNPESTLAWSPGDHRWRNRRRVCNTQMFNGQKLDQLQHLRHKKAQELVHLIKKRALSGNVVEIGRVAFATTLNLISNTVFSKDMVDPESESTHEFKNLVWILMEGAGKPNFSDFFPALRRFDLQGLRRHVKPAYSRLHEIFDEIIDLRLKAKASDVANSTRTGDFLDVLLDQCEQDGSDFNRQTIRPLILELFIAGTDTSAITTEWAMAELLHNPEILKKARKEIIETIPSHQLVQESDIDRLPYLQAIVNETLRLHPAGPLLLPYIATDDVELLGFVVPKNTQLLVNAWAIGRDPKHWDQPLLFLPERFLNSGLDYKGRNFEYIPFGAGRRICPGMPLAVRMVHLMLASVLQAFDWKLPEGTTPENMDMEEQFGITLKKAVPLRAIPVLESLV from the exons ATGGATCTCTACGTTCTCCTCCTCTCCATCTTCCTATTCGGGTTCTTCTTCAGGCTATTACTCCGCCGCTCGCCGGCCAAGACGCTGCCGCCGGGCCCCGCTGGCTTGCCCATCATAGGCTCGCTCCACCTCCTCGGCGAGCGCCCGAACCAGTCCCTGGCCAAGCTGGCCAAAGTACACGGCCCGCTCTTCACTCTCCGGCTGGGTTCCATCACCACCGTGGTGGCTTCCTCCGCCGAAGTGGCCAAGGAAATCCTCCAGAAGCACGATCAGACCTTCTCGAACCGCCCCATGCCGGACACCGTCTCGTCGCAGCCCAACCCGGAATCCACCTTGGCCTGGTCTCCCGGGGACCACCGGTGGCGCAACCGCCGGCGAGTTTGCAACACGCAGATGTTTAACGGCCAGAAACTCGATCAGCTTCAGCACCTTCGCCACAAGAAGGCTCAGGAACTCGTCCACCTCATAAAAAAGCGTGCACTCTCAG GCAACGTGGTTGAAATTGGGCGAGTGGCCTTTGCCACCACTCTAAACTTGATCTCCAACACCGTCTTCTCCAAGGACATGGTGGACCCAGAATCCGAGTCAACTCATGAGTTCAAGAACCTTGTCTGGATTCTCATGGAGGGTGCCGGCAAGCCCAACTTCTCCGACTTCTTTCCGGCGCTTCGGCGGTTTGACTTGCAGGGCTTGAGGCGCCATGTCAAGCCTGCATATTCAAGGCTCCACGAGATATTCGACGAAATTATTGACCTGCGCTTGAAAGCCAAAGCCTCCGATGTAGCCAACAGTACTAGGACTGGCGACTTCTTAGATGTTCTTCTTGATCAATGTGAGCAAGATGGGTCTGATTTTAATCGTCAAACTATCAGGCCTTTGATTCTG GAATTATTCATCGCTGGAACTGATACATCTGCAATAACAACTGAGTGGGCAATGGCGGAGCTTCTTCACAATCCAGAAATTCTGAAGAAAGCGCGAAAAGAAATCATCGAAACAATCCCAAGCCATCAACTTGTGCAGGAATCAGACATTGATCGCCTTCCATATCTCCAAGCAATAGTGAATGAGACCTTGAGGCTCCACCCCGCCGGCCCTCTTCTCTTGCCTTACATTGCAACAGACGACGTCGAATTGCTGGGTTTCGTTGTGCCGAAGAACACTCAACTGTTGGTAAACGCATGGGCCATCGGAAGAGATCCTAAGCACTGGGACCAGCCCTTGTTGTTCTTACCGGAGAGGTTTCTGAACTCTGGGCTGGACTATAAAGGGCGGAACTTTGAGTACATTCCGTTTGGAGCTGGCCGGAGGATTTGCCCCGGAATGCCACTGGCCGTTCGGATGGTGCATTTGATGTTAGCTTCTGTTCTTCAAGCCTTCGACTGGAAGCTGCCTGAGGGAACGACGCCGGAGAATATGGATATGGAGGAGCAGTTCGGGATCACATTGAAGAAGGCTGTTCCTCTTCGTGCCATCCCTGTTCTTGAATCATTGGTTTAA
- the LOC127813744 gene encoding uncharacterized protein LOC127813744 — protein sequence MVGIFSRFSSSKNGHRRAQSALDEREALPPNTEGTGPSPVTGSGLAAAHGIAVAVEFKPLEHPTEPLDNDRPIQCPLPEPSILNDGRIWKERVSAGARRRADLPVMQEETPTEPPQATETRRPPKSNRMILPSISAPEHNIIKLLEECNTSGI from the exons ATGGTGGGTATTTTCTCCAGATTTTCCAGCAGCAAAAATGGTCACCGGCGAGCTCAGAGTGCGCTT GATGAGAGAGAAGCATTGCCCCCTAACACAGAGGGCACAGGTCCTTCTCCAGTTACTGGTTCTGGATTAGCTGCTGCTCATGGGATTGCAGTTGCAGTTGAATTTAAGCCACTTGAACACCCAACTGAACCCCTTGACAACGATAGACCGATCCAATGTCCACTTCCTGAGCCATCAATTCTCAAT GATGGACGAATCTGGAAGGAGCGCGTATCTGCAGGCGCCAGGAGGAGAGCCGACTTGCCTGTTATGCAGGAGGAGACTCCCACCGAGCCCCCCCAGGCCACAGAAACAAGACGGCCGCCAAAATCCAACCGCATGATTCTGCCATCTATCAGTGCCCCAGAACACAATATCATTAAACTGCTTGAAGAATGTAACACATCTGGGATCTAA